The DNA sequence TTGGCGTGATCCAGGACATCCCGGCGATCGGCGCGATCTGCCGCGAACACGGCGTGATCTTCCACGTCGATGCCGCGCAGGCCACCGGCAAGGTCGAGATCGACATGGGCGCACTGCCGGTTGATCTGATGAGCCTGGCCTCGCACAAGAGCTACGGACCGAAGGGCATGGGCGCGCTGTACGTGCGCCGCAAGCCGCGCATCCGCATCGAGGCGCAGATGCACGGCGGTGGCCACGAGCGCGGCATGCGTTCTGGTTCGCTGCCGGTGCACCAGATCGTCGGCATGGGGCTGGCGTTCGAGATCGCCGGCCAGGAAATGGCCGAAGAGAACGCCCGCATCGCGATGCTGCACAAGCGCCTGCTGGACGGCCTGTCGGACATCGAGCAGGTCTTCGTCAACGGCGACCTGACGCACCGCGTGCCGCACAACCTCAACATCTCGTTCAACTATGTCGAGGGCGAGTCGCTGATCATGGGTGTCAAGGGGCTGGCGGTGTCGTCGGGCTCGGCCTGCACCTCGGCCAGCCTGGAGCCCAGCTATGTGCTGCGCGCACTCGGCCGCAGCGACGAGCTGGCGCATTCGTCCCTGCGCATGACCATCGGCCGTTTCACCACGGTCGAAGAGATCGACTACGCGGTCAGCACCCTGAAGGACCGGGTCGCCAAACTGCGCGAGTTGTCCCCGTTGTGGGACATGTACAAGGACGGCATCGACATCAGTTCCATCCAGTGGGCCGCGCACTGAGCGTTTCCCGGATCCGGGTTCCAGGTTTCACGGTTTGGCAGTTTTGACAGAGCAGGCAGAGTAGGCAGCACACCATGGCATACAGCGACAAGGTCATCGACCATTACGAAAATCCCCGCAACGTGGGCGGCTTCGACAAGGGTGACGAGGATGTGGGCACCGGCATGGTCGGCGCGCCGGCCTGCGGTGACGTGATGAAGCTGCAGATCAAGGTCAACCCGGCCACCGGGCTGATCGAGGACGCCAAGTTCAAGACCTACGGCTGCGGCTCGGCGATCGCGTCGTCGTCGCTGGTGACGGAATGGGTCAAGGGCCGCACGCTCGACGAGGCCCTGACGATCAAGAACACCCAGATCGCCGAGGAACTCGCGCTGCCGCCGGTCAAGATCCATTGCTCGATCCTGGCCGAAGATGCGATCAAGGCCGCTGTCGATGACTACAAGGCCCGCCACGGCACGGCCGCGGCCACGGCCCAATGAGTTCCGCCATGGCCGTCACGCTCTCCGAATCGGCGGCACGCCACGTGTCGCGCTACATCGCCCGCCGGGGCAAGGGTGTGGGCGTCCGCCTGGGTGTCAAGACGACGGGCTGCTCGGGCCTGGCCTACAAGCTGGAATACGCCGACGAGATCGCGCCCGAGGACGTCGTGTTCGAGGACCGCGGCGTCAAGGTGCTGATCGACCCGAAAAGCCTGCCCTACCTCGAAGGCACCGAACTCGACTTCGTGCGCGAAGGCCTGAACGAAGGTTTCAAATTCCACAATCCGCGCGAGAAGGACCGTTGCGGTTGTGGGGAATCCTTCCGGGTCTGAGTCTCCCGCCCCACGACGGCAAGGGCAGGGCGCGGGCATCCATCTTGCCTGCCTGCAGGCCATGTCGGACTAGCGCGCCATGCCCTCACCATGAAACTCACTGACCACGACTTCGACCTCTTCGGCCTGCCGATGCGGTTTGCGCAGGACCGCGTGGCACTCGATGCCCGCTGGAAAGCGCTGCAGACCGAGGTCCACCCCGACCGTTTCGCCAGCGAGGGCGGCACCGCCCAGCGCGTGGCCATGCAGTGGGCGATCCGGGTCAACGAGGCCTACCAGCGCCTGAAGGATCCGCTCAAGCGCGCGGCCTACCTCTGCGAGCTGCACGGTGCGCCGATCGGAGCAGAGAACAACACCGCCATGCCAGGCGCCTTCCTGATGCAGCAGATGGAATGGCGCGAGGCGCTCGACGAGGCCCGCACGCTGGACGCGGTCGAAGCGCTGGCCGATGACGTGGTCGCCCACGAGCGCCGCCTGCAGCAGCAGCTGGCCACCCTGATCGACGAGCGCCAGGACTGGCCGGCCGCGGCCGCGCAGGTCCGGGCGCTCATGTTTGTCGTGCGCTTCGCCGCCGACGTCGACCGGCGCCTTGACGCGCTGGGACAATAGCGCCCCGCGCATTCCCGTCCCCCATGGCCCTCCTCCAGATCTCCGAACCCGGGCAGACGCCCGACCCGCACACCCGCCGCATCGCCGTGGGCATCGACCTGGGCACGACCCATTCGCTGATCGCTGCCGTGCGCCACGGTCTGCCCGAGTGCCTGCCGGATGCGCAGGGCTGCGTCATCCTGCCTTCGGCCGTGCGCTACCTGGGCGAGGGGCGCCGCCAGATCGGTGCCGAGGCACTCGCTGCGCAGGCCGACGATCCGCACAACACGCTGGTGTCGGTGAAGCGCTTCATGGGCCGGGCGCTGGCCGACATCGCCGACCGCGGGCGACTGCCATACCACTTCATCGACCAGCCTGGCATGGTCGCGATCGAGACCCGCGAGGGTGTGAAGTCGCCGGTCGAGGTGTCGGGCGAACTCCTGGCGACGCTGCGCTACCGGGCCGAGGACACCTTCAGCGACGACCTGTTCGGTGCCGTGATCACCGTGCCGGCCTATTTCGACGACGCGCAGCGGCAAGCCACGAAGGATGCCGCACAGCTCGCGGGCCTGAACGTGCTCCGCCTGCTGAACGAGCCGACCGCCGCCGCCATCGCCTACGGGCTGGACAACGCGATCGAGGGCCTCTACGCCGTCTACGACCTGGGCGGTGGCACCTTCGACATCTCGCTGCTGCGCCTGTCGCGCGGCGTGTTCGAGGTGGTCGCGGTGGGTGGCGACTCGGCGCTCGGCGGCGATGACTACGACATGCACCTGGCGCAATGGCTGCTGGCCCGCGCCGGTCTGCCCACGCTCGACACCCTGGACGCGCACGACAAGCGCGTCGTGCTCACTGCCGCCCGGGCTGCCAAGGAGGCCCTGTCGAACGTCGATACAACGACCGTGCAGGCCACGCTCCACAACGGCGTCGCGCTGACGCAGGCCGTCACCCGCGCCGAATTCGAGGCCGCCACCGACGACCTGACCCGCCGCACCCTGATGCTGATGAAGCGCGTGCTGCGCGACGCCAAGGTCACGCCCGACGAGGTGCAAGGCACGGTGATGGTCGGTGGCTCGACCC is a window from the Sphaerotilus montanus genome containing:
- a CDS encoding IscS subfamily cysteine desulfurase; its protein translation is MDMTPHFPIYMDYGATTPVDPRVVDAMIPWLREHFGNPASRSHAWGWEAEEAVEKARAQVAGLIKADPREIVWTSGATESNNLALKGAAQFYKTRGKHIITVKTEHKAVLDTVRELERQGFEATYLDVEADGLLDLDKFKAAIRPDTILASVMFVNNEIGVIQDIPAIGAICREHGVIFHVDAAQATGKVEIDMGALPVDLMSLASHKSYGPKGMGALYVRRKPRIRIEAQMHGGGHERGMRSGSLPVHQIVGMGLAFEIAGQEMAEENARIAMLHKRLLDGLSDIEQVFVNGDLTHRVPHNLNISFNYVEGESLIMGVKGLAVSSGSACTSASLEPSYVLRALGRSDELAHSSLRMTIGRFTTVEEIDYAVSTLKDRVAKLRELSPLWDMYKDGIDISSIQWAAH
- the iscU gene encoding Fe-S cluster assembly scaffold IscU, which translates into the protein MAYSDKVIDHYENPRNVGGFDKGDEDVGTGMVGAPACGDVMKLQIKVNPATGLIEDAKFKTYGCGSAIASSSLVTEWVKGRTLDEALTIKNTQIAEELALPPVKIHCSILAEDAIKAAVDDYKARHGTAAATAQ
- the iscA gene encoding iron-sulfur cluster assembly protein IscA gives rise to the protein MAVTLSESAARHVSRYIARRGKGVGVRLGVKTTGCSGLAYKLEYADEIAPEDVVFEDRGVKVLIDPKSLPYLEGTELDFVREGLNEGFKFHNPREKDRCGCGESFRV
- the hscB gene encoding Fe-S protein assembly co-chaperone HscB, giving the protein MKLTDHDFDLFGLPMRFAQDRVALDARWKALQTEVHPDRFASEGGTAQRVAMQWAIRVNEAYQRLKDPLKRAAYLCELHGAPIGAENNTAMPGAFLMQQMEWREALDEARTLDAVEALADDVVAHERRLQQQLATLIDERQDWPAAAAQVRALMFVVRFAADVDRRLDALGQ
- the hscA gene encoding Fe-S protein assembly chaperone HscA, producing the protein MALLQISEPGQTPDPHTRRIAVGIDLGTTHSLIAAVRHGLPECLPDAQGCVILPSAVRYLGEGRRQIGAEALAAQADDPHNTLVSVKRFMGRALADIADRGRLPYHFIDQPGMVAIETREGVKSPVEVSGELLATLRYRAEDTFSDDLFGAVITVPAYFDDAQRQATKDAAQLAGLNVLRLLNEPTAAAIAYGLDNAIEGLYAVYDLGGGTFDISLLRLSRGVFEVVAVGGDSALGGDDYDMHLAQWLLARAGLPTLDTLDAHDKRVVLTAARAAKEALSNVDTTTVQATLHNGVALTQAVTRAEFEAATDDLTRRTLMLMKRVLRDAKVTPDEVQGTVMVGGSTRMPVVRAAVAAFCGREPLINVNPDEVVALGAAIQANALAGNAADGEMLLLDVTPLSLGLETMGGLVERVIERNSTLPTAKAQEFTTFKDGQTAMAIHVVQGERELVSDCRSLARFELRGIPPMAAGAARIRVTFQVDADGLLSVSAREQGSGVEASIVVKPSYGLSDDQVANMLRESFTEAEGDMRRRALTEARVEAERLTLATRSALLADGDLLDEDERATLDRLMHTLAETARGEDAHAIDAATKALGDGTETFAAVRMNRGIQQALTGRRLDDV